Proteins found in one Vespula pensylvanica isolate Volc-1 chromosome 10, ASM1446617v1, whole genome shotgun sequence genomic segment:
- the LOC122632197 gene encoding BTB/POZ domain-containing protein 6-A isoform X2: MSEVLPLVVSDENTSDIDPRNMVNLEVGLPGDTWWYRVERERLAKKCEWFRAMLMGPMAPERTDPPPLVTIKHFEKRAFDHFLRYLNDEPIIFQSVSTARATLDVAHQYLCSDLARFAINYLEENLDSSTVLEIYENLNLYANNLSPSTSQDNDMEESSNRPSAPPASEDEASEIAAACTELLLRCLSVIDADPSTVLLQERFEELNAKEIKEIACRDTLRLPNEAILFAALDRWAASNCRKHGIEPTSSNKRASLSDEVWYSVRYLLMTDREFIDGPMAHGILTSKESAFIFAKILGHPGKEEANISTNNPLSRLTNKPRIGTVTYHNQSCSMLKSGKKERQDNRKNRRKECAGQACSRICTCFVRVLACVFE; this comes from the exons ATGTCCGAAGTTCTTCCACTCGTCGTATCGGACGAGAATACGTCTGACATCGATCCTCGTAACATGGTTAATCTCGAG GTAGGGTTGCCTGGAGACACCTGGTGGTATCGTGTAGAGAGGGAACGATTGGCCAAAAAATGTGAATGGTTTCGTGCAATGCTTATGGGACCCATGGCACCAGAACGAACCGATCCTCCTCCGCTTGTAACTATAAAACATTTCGAAAAACGAGCGTTCGATCATTTTCTCag ATATCTCAACGACGAGCCCATTATCTTTCAATCAGTATCAACTGCAAGAGCAACACTCGATGTAGCACATCAATATCTCTGTTCGGATCTCGCACGTTTTGCAATAAATTATCTCGAAGAGAATTTAGATTCCTCGACCGTACTCGAAATCTATGAAAATCTTAATCTTTATGCAAACAATTTATCTCCTTCTACATCTCAAGATAACGATATGGAGGAATCATCTAATAGACCTTCAGCACCGCCTGCATCTGAAGATGAGGCTAGTGAAATAg ctgCAGCCTGTACCGAACTTCTCCTTCGATGTTTGAGTGTCATCGATGCAGATCCTTCAACTGTACTTCTTCAAGAACGTTTCGAAGAATTGAATGCCAAAGAAATTAAGGAAATCGCGTGTCGTGATACATTGAGATTACCTAACGAAGCTATTCTTTTTGCTGCACTCGATAGATGGGCTGCATCGAATTGTAGAAAACATGGTATCGAACCAACATCATCGAACAAAAGAGCTTCCTTATCGGATGAAGTTTGGTATTCTGTAAGATACTTACTTATGACGGATAGGGAATTCATCGATGGTCCAATGGCCCATGGTATTTTAACTAGCAAAGAGTCTGCTTTTATATTTGCCAAAATTCTTGGACATCCTGGTAAAGAAGAG gCAAATATTTCGACGAATAATCCTCTTTCAAGGCTAACCAATAAACCTAGAATCGGGACGGTAACGTATCATAATCAAAGTTGTAGTATGTTAAAATCAGGTAAGAAGGAACGTcaagataatagaaagaatCGACGGAAAGAATGCGCCGGTCAAGCATGTTCCAGAATTTGTACCTGTTTCGTACGCGTCTTAGCGTGCGTATTCGAGTAA
- the LOC122632199 gene encoding selenoprotein F has translation MYISTFLHIFLLGLTVLIINAEFSADDCKKLGFNKANLLCSTCDKFNKYNVPEIYDKCKECCLKDDDYDVSGFKRYPKAILKVCTCKFGAYPQIQAFIKSDRPNKYKNLQIRYVRGLDPIIKLLDADNKVEDILDIHKWDTDSIDEFLATHLSTD, from the exons atgtatatttcaacatttttacatatatttctacttGGTTTAACG gtaCTTATTATTAACGCAGAATTTTCTGCAGatgattgtaaaaaattaGGTTTTAATAAGGCTAACCTATTGTGTTCAACATGTGATAAATTCAACAAATATAATGTGCCAGAAATCTA TGACAAATGCAAGGAATGTTGTTTGAaggatgatgattatgatgtaTCTGGCTTTAAACGATATCCGAAAGCAATTCTTAAGGTTTGCACATGTAAATTTGGTGCATATCCTCAAATACAAG catttataaaaagtgatagaccaaataaatacaaaaatttgcAAATAAGATATGTAAGAGGATTAGATCCAATCATTAAATTGCTGGATGCTGATAATAAAGTAGAAGATATTCTTGATATACATAAATGGGATACAGATTCAATCGATGAATTTTTAGCAACACATCTTTCTACCGATTAG
- the LOC122632197 gene encoding BTB/POZ domain-containing protein 6-A isoform X1, with translation MGSHVSIRDMRLLVGFIGFFKMTVDDTRCIGYTETEKTWENIREALLRNRISLKVTAIRLSSKNMSEVLPLVVSDENTSDIDPRNMVNLEVGLPGDTWWYRVERERLAKKCEWFRAMLMGPMAPERTDPPPLVTIKHFEKRAFDHFLRYLNDEPIIFQSVSTARATLDVAHQYLCSDLARFAINYLEENLDSSTVLEIYENLNLYANNLSPSTSQDNDMEESSNRPSAPPASEDEASEIAAACTELLLRCLSVIDADPSTVLLQERFEELNAKEIKEIACRDTLRLPNEAILFAALDRWAASNCRKHGIEPTSSNKRASLSDEVWYSVRYLLMTDREFIDGPMAHGILTSKESAFIFAKILGHPGKEEANISTNNPLSRLTNKPRIGTVTYHNQSCSMLKSGKKERQDNRKNRRKECAGQACSRICTCFVRVLACVFE, from the exons ATGGGATCTCACGTGTCTATTCGGGATATGCGTTTGCTTGTTGGATTTATTGGATTTTTCAAAATGACCG tCGATGATACGAGATGCATCGGATATACGGAGACTGAGAAAACGTGGGAAAACATTCGAGAGGCTCTTCTACGAAATAGGATCTCTCTCAAGGTTACTGCGATACGTTTGTCCTCGAAAAATATGTCCGAAGTTCTTCCACTCGTCGTATCGGACGAGAATACGTCTGACATCGATCCTCGTAACATGGTTAATCTCGAG GTAGGGTTGCCTGGAGACACCTGGTGGTATCGTGTAGAGAGGGAACGATTGGCCAAAAAATGTGAATGGTTTCGTGCAATGCTTATGGGACCCATGGCACCAGAACGAACCGATCCTCCTCCGCTTGTAACTATAAAACATTTCGAAAAACGAGCGTTCGATCATTTTCTCag ATATCTCAACGACGAGCCCATTATCTTTCAATCAGTATCAACTGCAAGAGCAACACTCGATGTAGCACATCAATATCTCTGTTCGGATCTCGCACGTTTTGCAATAAATTATCTCGAAGAGAATTTAGATTCCTCGACCGTACTCGAAATCTATGAAAATCTTAATCTTTATGCAAACAATTTATCTCCTTCTACATCTCAAGATAACGATATGGAGGAATCATCTAATAGACCTTCAGCACCGCCTGCATCTGAAGATGAGGCTAGTGAAATAg ctgCAGCCTGTACCGAACTTCTCCTTCGATGTTTGAGTGTCATCGATGCAGATCCTTCAACTGTACTTCTTCAAGAACGTTTCGAAGAATTGAATGCCAAAGAAATTAAGGAAATCGCGTGTCGTGATACATTGAGATTACCTAACGAAGCTATTCTTTTTGCTGCACTCGATAGATGGGCTGCATCGAATTGTAGAAAACATGGTATCGAACCAACATCATCGAACAAAAGAGCTTCCTTATCGGATGAAGTTTGGTATTCTGTAAGATACTTACTTATGACGGATAGGGAATTCATCGATGGTCCAATGGCCCATGGTATTTTAACTAGCAAAGAGTCTGCTTTTATATTTGCCAAAATTCTTGGACATCCTGGTAAAGAAGAG gCAAATATTTCGACGAATAATCCTCTTTCAAGGCTAACCAATAAACCTAGAATCGGGACGGTAACGTATCATAATCAAAGTTGTAGTATGTTAAAATCAGGTAAGAAGGAACGTcaagataatagaaagaatCGACGGAAAGAATGCGCCGGTCAAGCATGTTCCAGAATTTGTACCTGTTTCGTACGCGTCTTAGCGTGCGTATTCGAGTAA
- the LOC122632342 gene encoding cytochrome P450 4C1-like, with amino-acid sequence MFFTIFLSLFILLFILHCFIRYGRVGRISSQIPGPKAYPIIGNLHHFQLGNEEILEKFWKTNDEFYPIHRIWSFFFSLVTLLHPEDVETLLKSTEHLEKVIPYNFLRPWLSTGLITSSGDKWKQRRTILLPTFHFNILKHFVVTLNEEAQYLVTSLKEEGNGESIVKDLQKLIPRH; translated from the exons ATGTTTTTCACAATCTTCTTGAGTCTCTTTATACTTTTGTTCATATTGCACTGTTTTATAAGATATGGAAGAGTGGGAAGAATCTCCAGTCAAATTCCTGGACCGAAAGCATATCCGATAATAGGAAATTTACACCACTTTCAACTTGGGAATG aagaaattcttgaaaaattttggAAAACGAATGACGAATTTTATCCCATCCACAGAATAtggtcctttttcttttcattagtAACTTTACTTCATCCGGAAGATGTCGAG ACACTTTTAAAAAGTACCGAACATCTAGAAAAAGTTATACCTTACAACTTCTTACGACCCTGGCTATCCACTGGACTAATAACTAGTTCGG GTGATAAATGGAAACAACGACGAACAATCTTATTACCTACCTTCCACTTTAACATACTTAAACACTTCGTCGTCACTTTAAACGAGGAAGCACAATATCTTGTAACATCActgaaggaggaaggaaacgGAGAATCGATCGTTAAAGATTTACAGAAATTGATACCCAGACAT
- the LOC122632198 gene encoding uncharacterized protein LOC122632198 produces MKLSPNDELHCTNVEKQEYNSSAFSNKMKALVDQLSIAEKEYNRRRGDLASDHMEVNIESREICRLQPIKNDKKRTYETQKFRGRQSIFKRLEEPAPRSIYRSIPDYHRNPHKWTKYNLDDVSNEDMTDRSNTRAALSFLRELKARKMQERKLKNKMDIDETISDANDSNVSFKSKQVQSTSKVEFKKPKPRSIKSENSSTVIVNPEDKPTFRNCKVIMPEYVVGQKQIKKAKKNRIPQNICPSTKIKLDHLQELD; encoded by the coding sequence ATGAAACTGTCACCGAATGATGAATTACATTGTACAAATGTTGAAAAACAAGAATACAATTCTTCtgctttttcaaataaaatgaaagcaTTGGTAGATCAATTATCTATTgcggaaaaagaatataacagACGTAGAGGAGATTTAGCTTCTGATCATATGGAAGTAAATATAGAATCTAGAGAAATTTGTAGGTTACAgccaataaaaaatgataaaaaaagaacatatgaAACACAAAAATTTCGAGGAAGACAAAGTATTTTCAAGCGACTAGAAGAACCTGCTCCACGTTCTATTTATAGAAGTATACCAGATTATCATAGAAATCCTCATAAATGGACTAAATACAATTTGGATGATGTATCTAATGAAGATATGACAGATCGTAGTAATACCCGTGCagcattatcatttttaagagAATTGAAAGCACGTAAaatgcaagagagaaaattgaaaaataaaatggatattGATGAAACAATTTCAGATGCAAATGATAGTAATGTATCATTTAAATCAAAACAAGTTCAATCAACTTCTAAAGTAGAATTTAAAAAGCCAAAACCCAGATCAATTAAATCAGAAAATTCATCGACCGTAATTGTAAATCCAGAAGATAAACCAACATTTAGAAATTGTAAAGTTATCATGCCGGAATATGTAGTTGGACAGAAACAGATAAAGAAAGCCAAGAAGAATAGAATTCCACAAAACATTTGTCCTTCAACAAAAATTAAGTTAGATCATTTGCAAGAATTAGATTAA
- the LOC122632341 gene encoding LOW QUALITY PROTEIN: uncharacterized protein LOC122632341 (The sequence of the model RefSeq protein was modified relative to this genomic sequence to represent the inferred CDS: substituted 1 base at 1 genomic stop codon) has protein sequence MFFTILLGFFTLLFLLHFSIRYGRLGRISSRIPGPKAYPIIGNLYHILVDDKQILYKFWEIDEKFYPIHRLWCCFFSFVTLIHPEDIEILLRSTQHLQKNVPYKFLRPWLSTGLITSEGEKWQQRRKILTPTFHFNILKHFILTFNEEAQYLVKSLKEKGEGNPIIRDLQEFIPEYTLNTICKTAMGTPLKGSGERETKYRNAVHDFGKMMVYRVTRPWYHIDTIFALSPNGQKEKELVKTLHDFSKKIIAERKLFHEQTNRKYLENFEEMHENHISSETIKEDNKNPTFKKRLAMLDLLIAASLKDNQFDEEGIREEVDTFVFAGYDTTAMALCFSLLLFAKHKDVQERIRNEVKTIIEKRDLKLTLSDIREFSYLERCLKESLRLYPSVNSITRYITQDLQLKNYLIPAGTNCKISIHSVHRNSDLWPNPEVFDPDRFLPENVAKRNPYSYIPFSAGPRNCIGQKYAMLELKVTIAYILHHFYLEPVDELDDVKIIGDIVLRSSKPLRVKFVPINIMVFTILLSFFTLLFVLHCFIRYGKIGRICNGIPELQALPIIGNLYHLQVDNEHLLEKLWEINKKFSRIHRLWSFFFSLINLFHPEDVEVLLKSTQHLHKKIPYDFLKPWLCNGLITGAGEKWQQRRKILTPTFHFNILKHFVVTFNEEAQHLVTSLKKEGKGDPIVKDLQELIPEHTLNAICETAMGINLRGMGEFATKYRQAVYTFGKNAVYRVTRPWYHIDIIFALSQRGRQQKELLKTLHSLSRKIIAERRLFHEETNRKYLKNIEEMDEDQTLLEKTDDYNKNSIFKKKLAMLDLLIAASLNDNQIDDEGIREEVDTFMFAGHDTTAMALCFALLLFAKHKDVQERIRKEVNTVMQQNDGKLTIPMIQEFSYLERCIKESLRLYPSVHTIARYIFNDMQLKNYLIPGGTICKISIYSLHRNPEFWPNPGIFDPDRFLPENVKGRNPYSYVPFSAGPRNCIGQKFAMLELKLMTAYILHNFYLEPVDELDDVKIVGDIILRSPKPLRVKFIPIKXLKSNFSIFHFLQNKIYWNSAKNIGKPFISYID, from the exons ATGTTTTTCACGATCTTATTGGGTTTCTTTACACTATTATTTCTATTGCACTTCTCTATAAGATATGGGAGATTAGGAAGAATCTCCAGTCGAATTCCTGGACCGAAAGCATATCCGATAATAggaaatttatatcatattctaGTTGATGATA aaCAAATACTCTACAAATTCTGGGAaattgatgaaaaattttatccaATCCATAGACTCTGGTGctgttttttttcgtttgtaacTCTAATTCATCCGGAAGATATCGAG ATATTATTGAGGAGTACTCAACATCTACAAAAAAATGTACCTTACAAATTTTTACGTCCCTGGCTTTCCACTGGATTAATAACTAGTGAAG GTGAAAAATGGCAACAAAGACGAAAAATCTTGACACCAACTTTCCATTTCAATATTCTTAAACATTTCATCCTCACATTTAACGAGGAGGCACAATATCTTGTAAAGTcactgaaagaaaaaggagaaggaaatcCGATCATTAGAGATTTACAGGAATTCATACCCGAATATACTTTAAACACAATATGca agaCGGCGATGGGAACTCCTTTAAAAGGGTCTGGCGAACGTGAAACTAAATATCGGAATGCTGTTCATGATTTCGGCAAAATGATGGTCTATAG AGTAACAAGACCTTGGTATCACATCGATACTATATTTGCATTATCTCCAAATGGtcagaaggaaaaggaattgGTGAAAACGCTTCacgatttttcgaaaaag ataataGCAGAGAGGAAACTTTTTCATGAACAAACTAACaggaaatatttagaaaactTTGAAGAAATGCACGAGAATCATATTTCTTCCGAAACAatcaaagaagataataagA ATCCGACATTCAAGAAAAGACTGGCTATGCTAGATTTACTTATAGCCGCTTCTCTGAAAGATAATCAATTCGATGAAGAAGGAATACGAGAAGAAGTCGATACTTTTGTGTTTGCA GGTTATGACACTACGGCAATGGCCTTATGcttctctttacttctttttgcTAAACACAAAGATGTTCAG GAACGTATTAGAAACGAAGTGAAGacaattatagaaaaaagagatcttaAATTGACGCTCTCGGATATTCGAGAATTTTCATATTTGGAAAGATGTCTTAAAGAATCACTTCGTTTATATCCCAGTGTTAATTCTATAACTCGTTATATAACTCAGGATTTACAGCTGA aaaattatttaatcccTGCTGGTACGAACTGTAAAATAAGTATCCATAGTGTACACAGGAATTCAGATTTATGGCCAAATCCCGAAGTTTTCGATCCCGATAGATTTTTACCGGAAAATGTAGCAAAACGTAATCCTTATTCTTACATTCCGTTTAGTGCTGGACCAAGGAATTGCATCG gtcAAAAATACGCAATGCTGGAACTTAAAGTCACGATAGCTTACATATTGCACCATTTTTATTTGGAACCAGTGGATGAACTAGACGACGTTAAAATAATAGGAGATATTGTTCTGCGTTCTTCTAAACCTCTTCGTGTCAAATTCGTACCTATAA ATATAATGGTTTTCACGATCTTATTGAGCTTCTTTACACTTCTATTTGTATTGCATTGCTTTATAAGATATGGGAAAATAGGAAGAATCTGTAATGGAATTCCTGAACTGCAAGCATTACCGATAATAGGAAATTTATATCATCTTCAAGTTGATAACG AACACTTACTTGAAAAACTTTGGGAAATTAATAAGAAGTTTTCTCGAATCCATAGACTCtggtccttttttttttcgttaataaatctATTTCATCCGGAAGATGTCGAG GTATTATTGAAGAGTACCCAACATTTACACAAAAAAATACCTTACGACTTTTTAAAACCTTGGCTTTGCAATGGATTGATAACTGGTGCAG GCGAAAAATGGCAGCAGCGACGAAAAATCTTGACACCTacctttcattttaatattcttaaacACTTTGTCGTCACTTTTAATGAAGAAGCACAGCATCTTGTAACGTCgttgaaaaaggaaggaaaaggagatcCGATCGTTAAAGATCTACAGGAACTTATACCCGAACATACTTTAAATGCGATATGCG AAACGGCTATGGGAATCAATTTAAGAGGAATGGGCGAATTTGCAACTAAATATCGCCAAGCCGTTTATACTTTCGGCAAAAACGCAGTCTATAG AGTAACAAGACCTTGGTAtcatatcgatattatatttgcaTTATCGCAACGTGGTCGGCAACAAAAGGAATTGTTAAAAACGCTTCATAGTTTATCGAGGAAG ataataGCAGAAAGGAGACTTTTCCACGAAGAAACTAAcaggaaatatttaaaaaacattgaAGAAATGGATGAGGATCAAACTTTGTTAGAAAAAACTGACGATTATAATAAGA ATTCgatattcaagaaaaaattggCTATGCTAGACTTGCTTATTGCCGCTTCTCTGAATGATAATCAAATCGATGATGAAGGAATTCGAGAAGAAGTCGATACTTTTATGTTCGCG GGTCACGACACTACGGCAATGGCATTgtgctttgctttgcttctTTTTGCAAAACATAAAGATGTTCAG GAACGTATAAGAAAGGAAGTAAATACGGTTATGCAACAAAATGATGGTAAACTGACTATTCCAATGATTCAAGAATTTTCATACTTGGAAAGATGTATTAAAGAATCACTTCGTTTGTATCCAAGCGTTCATACTATAGctcgttatatatttaatgatatgcAACTGA aGAATTATTTAATCCCAGGTGGTACGATCTGTAAAATAAGTATTTACAGCTTACATAGAAATCCAGAATTTTGGCCAAATCCCGGTATATTCGATCCGGATAGATTTTTACCGGAAAATGTTAAGGGACGTAATCCTTATTCCTACGTCCCATTTAGTGCTGGACCAAGAAACTGTATAG gTCAAAAATTTGCAATGCTTGAGCTCAAACTCATGACAGCTTACATATTGCACAACTTTTATTTGGAACCTGTGGATGAACTGGATGACGTTAAAATCGTAGGAGATATTATTCTACGCTCGCCAAAACCACTTCGTGTCAAATTTATACCGATAAAATGActtaaatcgaatttttccaTATTCCATTTTCTccaaaataagatatattggAATTCTGCAAAAAATATTGGCAAGCCATTTATTAGCTACATCGACTGA
- the LOC122632343 gene encoding cytochrome P450 4C1-like translates to MGYALSPGIRLDILPTLPYLTKQCNMNKSVKKLKKIVKNIISVEETQFLKNDLIPAGSICNISIHNLHRTPEFCSNLDVFNPGKSLRTENIKERNLYSYIPFSAEPKNYIGQKFALLRLKIIVAYILHNFYLNLWMNWMTLKL, encoded by the exons ATGGGATATGCTTTAAGTCCAGGAATTCGACTGGATATTCTTCCCACTCTTCCATATCTTACAAAACAGTGCAATATGAACAAAAGTGTAAAGAAACTCAAGAAGATTGTGAAAAACATTATATCTGTGGAAGAAACACAATTTTTAA aaaatgatttaatacCAGCCGGTTCAATCTGTAACATTAGTATCCATAACTTACACAGAACCCCAGAATTTTGTTCGAATCTCGATGTTTTCAATCCAGGTAAATCTTTAAGAAcggaaaatattaaagaacgTAATCTTTATTCCTATATTCCATTTAGTGCTGAGCCAAAAAACTATATCG gtcaGAAATTCGCATTGCTTCGACTCAAAATCATAGTAGCTTACATATTgcacaatttttatttgaaccTGTGGATGAACTGGATGACGTTAAAATTATAG